One stretch of Labrus bergylta chromosome 24, fLabBer1.1, whole genome shotgun sequence DNA includes these proteins:
- the poglut1 gene encoding protein O-glucosyltransferase 1, whose protein sequence is MERFRLWRCLILLQVYNLYLVAASGDQWKKYRDKISVAVKSYTPCNPVNCSCYLSVLQQDLQPFRGRISEDVLAATVQRGVGTHYQIIGHKLYREHSCMFPSRCSGVEHFILEVIDRLPDMEMVINVRDYPQVPNWVQPTLPVFSFSKTADYQDIMYPAWTFWEGGPAVWPIYPTGLGRWDLMRDDLKKSAAQWPWRTKESRGFFRGSRTSPERDPLILLSREAPELVDAEYTKNQAWKSEKDTLGRPPAKEIPLVDHCKYKYLFNFRGVAASFRLKHLFLCGSLVFHVGEEWQEFFYAQLKPWVHYIPVQQDLSDVRELLQFVKDNDDIAEEIATRGMEFILHHLRMQDISCYWERLFTEFGQLLTYKPKRKDDYDQILHRASKTEL, encoded by the exons GCGATCAGTggaagaaatacagagacaagATCTCTGTTGCTGTAAAAAGTTACACTCCGTGCAATCCTGTAAACTGCAGCTGCTATCTCAG TGTCTTACAGCAGGACCTGCAGCCCTTCAGAGGGAGAATCTCTGAGGATGTCCTGGCTGCGACAGTTCAGAGAGGGGTGGGCACCCACTACCAGATCATTGGACACAAGTTGTACAGAGAACACAGCTGTATGTTTCCATCCAG GTGCAGCGGGGTGGAGCATTTCATCCTGGAGGTGATCGACAGATTACCTGACATGGAGATGGTGATCAACGTTAGGGACTACCCTCAAGTCCCAAACTGGGTGCAACCCACTTTACCCGTCTTCTCTTTCAGTAAG ACAGCAGACTATCAGGACATCATGTACCCTGCGTGGACCTTTTGGGAAGGCGGGCCTGCTGTGTGGCCGATATACCCCactggacttgggagatgggaTCTGATGAGGGACGACCTTAAAAA GTCTGCAGCACAGTGGCCATGGAGGACCAAAGAGTCCCGAGGATTCTTCAGAGGCTCCAG AACGAGTCCGGAGCGCGACCCGCTGATCCTTCTGTCCAGAGAGGCTCCAGAGCTGGTGGACGCAGAGTACACCAAGAACCAGGCCTGGAAATCTGAGAAG GACACACTAGGGAGACCCCCTGCCAAAGAAATCCCGCTGGTGGATCACTGCAAATACAA ATATTTATTCAACTTCCGAGGGGTGGCAGCCAGCTTCCGCCTCAAACACCTCTTCCTCTGCGGCTCTCTGGTGTTCCACGTCGGGGAGGAGTGGCAGGAGTTTTTCTACGCTCAGCTGAAGCCCTGGGTCCACTACATCCCAGTCCAGCAGGATCTCTCTGACGTCAG GGAGCTTCTACAGTTTGTCAAAGACAATGACGACATTGCAGAGGAGATAGCAACAAG GGGTATGGAATTCATCCTCCACCACCTGCGGATGCAAGATATTTCTTGCTACTGGGAGAGGCTGTTCACAGAGTTTGGTCAACTTCTCACCTACAAACCCAAAAGGAAGGACGACTACGACCAGATCCTCCACAGAGCCAGCAAGACCGAGCTGTGA